The sequence CTCCAAAAAAAGTACATAAAGAGAATTCTCCAAGACATGAGAAACTCTCACAGAAGAGACACTCGCCAGTAGCTTCAACCAGGAAACCTTCAGGAAGTGATCGATCATCTTCCTCATCCTCTTCAACTTCCTCTTCCTCCGTATCAGAAAGTGAAAAATCTGATCAGGATCCATTCAAACAGGCTGGCAAAATTCAAGTCAAAGAAAAGGAAACTAGAGGGTCGAGAACAGAACAACATCAAGGAGATAAGAGAGGGAGATCGGTAACTCCCAAAAAGGACATTCGATCAAAGAACTCACCAGGCAAGCGGAGTTCCCACCATGCTACATCTTCGAAAAGTCCCCACAGACGACGCAAGTCAAAGAGCCCACCAGAGAGAAACCGATCACTTTCTAAGAGCCCATTAGTTAAGGATCGATCCAAAACTCCTGTACGCAAACTATTATCACAGTCTATTACATCACCAAGGAAGACGAGATCAAAGACACCACAACGAAGAGCTAGGTCTCCCAAGATTTTAGGAAAACCACGGCAGCCCTCTAGAACGCCTCCCAGGAGGACACGCTCTAAAACACCGCAGCGTAGGGCAAGATCTATTTCTCGCACCTCCCCACGATACCGTAAGGAAAGAGTTAGATCTCCACAGAGATCTCCATCTACAACGCCACAAAAGTCCTATTCCTCTAAAAATAAAGGAAGATCAAGGTCTAGGTCACCCTTGAGACATACAATCTCAGGTGCACGGTCTCCAAGAAGAAAGGGTCGATCACATTCTAGGTCTCCCTATGCAATGGCAAAATCACGCTCCCCTCTTAGGAGAGCTAGATCACGATCACCGTCAGTAAAGCAGAGAAAAAGATCTCATTCTAGATCGCAACAGAAAAGGGCAATGTCCCGTTCAGTTACACCACGTGGAAAAGGCAGATCACGCTCTGATTCAGTAAGGCGCTATGGGAGAACACCTTCATTAACACCAAAGGATTCTAGATCACGCTCCAGGACACCCTCTAAAGATTTACGAGCAATTGTATCTAAACGCTCCAGATCACGCACTCATTCTCCTTCAAAGGACAGGTCTCGTTCCCTGACACCCAGAAAAAGGACAGAATCTTCTTCTATAACTAACAAGCCACAGTCTTACACTAAATTCGTACAAAAGAGGAACACCTCTCCTAAATCAAAGGAACGTCTTCATTCCTCTAGAAAAAGGTCTTCATCGAGATCCATGTCTCCTATAGAAAGGTCCTCTTCTCAAAGCCCAGCTAGAAGGTCCCATTCACGTTCTAAATCTCCCCGAAAATTAAAAGGAACACAGTCATGGGTCACTCACAAAAGCATTATTTCTAGGTCACCTACACCTAGAAAGCAAAGCCAATCTAAAACTACAAGTGGGAAGCCAAGTTCTAGCCGGAAAAGTTACAGTTCCTCCCCTGAGCCACGAGGTAAGCAAGGTACAAGCAGGCATTCTCCTGAACACGTGAAAACATGCAAAATCTTGGCATATAAAGATGCAACTCAAAATAAAACACATGGTAGGAGAAGCCAATCAAAATCACCTGTGTCACAAACTTTACAGAGAAACAAGTTGCCTGTTCCCTATAGTAGGACTAAGTCTCCTGAGTGCAGGACAAAGCCAAAAGACTTGCACAGCAACTCCCAAACAAAAACAGGAAATCTGGATAAGTTGCGATCATCAAAGCAAATGCGCAGTCGCTCTGACTCTTCAGAGCATGAGGTTAGTTCAAAAGCCAAAGTACTGAATGATGGGTCCCGATCCTCTCATGATCATAAAAGTAAATCCAAAACCATTCAACAAAGAGATATGTCTGATTCGCCTTCAGAACATAAATCTAGAGTAAGTTCGTCTCCGCCTAAAAAAATGTCTTCAGGGCGAGCCCAGCCAAAAACACAATCTGATTCATCTGAACATGTTAAAGTATCCAGCAAAGGTAAATCTGGCACATCATCAGAAGGTGAATATAGGTCTAAACTAAAACCGAGAACTAGGTCAAGTTCAGAACATGATTCGAGCATTAGTTCTGAGTCCTCTTCTGAAGATGAAACTGTGAAGTCCTCCCGGCAACAGAGCAAGCGTGGTTCACCTCGTGAACGTGAAGCAAGGCAAAGTGTACAGAATTTATCTGACCGTGACATTAGATCTAAGAAACATCTACAAAAGCAGATGCTTGAAGAGTCTGCTGTATATTCTGTAAGTTCAAGACTTCCAGGTAAAGCTGATTCAAAACGATCAGAACATGATCTAAAAACTAGATCACTTGAGCTTAGAGCTAGTTCAGGATCCTCCTCTGAGCGAAAAAGCAGACCATCTCAACATAAAGATATTTCATTGTCTTTGGGAGAATATCCAACTAGATATTCCCGAAGCAGAGAACATTCTGTCTCCTCAGATCAACAGTATAAAGCTGGACACCCCAGAAGCAAATCTAGTTCTGAATCATCCTCGGAAAGACAGCCATCAAAACCGCCACGTGGTAAAGCAAGTTCAGTTTCATCATTTGAAAGGAAATCTAAATTAAAACCATCAAGTAGCAAAGCAAGTTCTGGGTCATCCTCTGAAAGACCACCTAAATCAAGGCTACCACGTAGCAAGGCAAGTTCTGGGTCATCCTCTGAAAGACCACCTAAATCAAGGCTACCGCGTAGCAAGGCAAGTTCTGGGTCATCCTCTGAAAGACAACCTAAATCAAGGCTACCACGTAGCAAGGCAAGTTCTGGGTCATCCTCTGAAAGGCAGCTGGTATCAAGGCCTCCCCGTAGCAAGACAAGTTCTGTATCATCTTTGGAAATGCAACCTAAATCAAGGTCACCACATAGCAAAGCAAGTTCTGGATCTTCTGTTGAAAGACCACCTAAATCAAGGCCACTGCAGAGTAAAGCACGTTCTGGATCTTCCGTTGAAAGACCACCTAAATCAAGGCCACTGCAGAGTAAAGCAAATTCTGGGTCATCCTCTGAAAGACCACTTAAATTACGGTCACCACGTAGCAAAGAAAGTTCTGACTCCTCATCGGAAAGACAACCTAAATCACGATCACAATGTAGCAAAGCAAGTCCTAGGTCTTCATCAGAAAGACAACCTAAATCAAAGTCACCGCAAAGCAAAGCAAGTCCTGGGTCGTTCTCGGAAAGGCAACTTAAATCAAGGTCACCAAGGAGCAGAACAAATTCTACTTCATCTATTGAACGGCAGTCAAAATCTAGACCACCTCATGGCAAAGCTATATCTGGCTCACCAACAAAATCTAGACCACCACTCAGCAGGGCTAGTTCTGTGTCATCAGCAGAACGGAAACAGAAATCTACACTGCCTCGTAGCAGAGAGAGTTCTGCATCAGCCCATGAGCAGCAAACAAAACCTAGAAGGCCTCATAGCAGATCTAGTTCGGAATCATCCCCAGAGAGACTACCAGAATCTAGACTGGTCTGTAGTAGATCTCGTTCTGCATCCTCCCCAGAGCAGAAATCAAAATTGAGACCATTCCACAGTAGATCTAGTTCAGCATCATCCAAAGACAGACATTCAAAATCTAGAGCAACCCATAGTAGAGGAAGTTCTGGCTCCTCACCTGAAAGGCAACAAAAAACTAGATCTTGTCGTAGAGGTTGTTCTCGTTCTTCCACAGAAAGGGAACAATCACCTAGAAGCAGAGCTAGTTCACGCCAACAGAACCGATCAAGATCTGACTCCTCAGAACGTGCACATAAAACTGGCTCACCACAACATATCACTGCTTCTAAGTCATCAGATAGAGACCTTAAATCTCGGTCGTCAGACCAAGAATCTAAACGTAGATTGCAAACTAGTTCTGAGTCGTCTTCCAAATGTGACTCATGGAATCTACAAAAATATGGACCATCTGAGCAAGAGGCCACATCCAGAACACCTCAACACAAAACAATTGACCTAGCCAGGTCACCAAATCTGCCCCATTCAGAGCTAGAATTTCAGGCTAAATCCCCTTCAAGTAAAATGTATTTAGACAGTGAAATGCAATTTAAAGCTCCTCAGCCAAGTGGGAAATCTGTGGCATGTTCTGTACAAGAAGAGGGTTCCAAGTTATCACCTAAAGTACAGtttggtctctcctctcctttgAGAACTCTGCATAGTGGTTTTGTATCTCCATCATTTGCAAAAAAAGACTACAAGACACCTGATTTTCTGTTAGAGAAGTCAATGAAAAATGCTTCCACTCTTTGTCACAAAGATGAACAATCTAATTGGCATAAAGCAAAACCCCATCAATCTAAAAGCAAAACTGTGCCATCACCTGATAGTACTGACGGACAAGTGTCCTCAAAACCTTCATCTTCTCTGGAAAAGGAGACGCTCTCCTCGATCGAACAGTTAACTTCAACTTGTGAGATTGAGAGTTCCAAAATATCCTCTCCAAAAACTAACGACGCCAAGGAAAACTCTATGGAGTCATCTGAATTTTGCGTGGGATTCAATGTAGCTGAGACTGAACTGAAAGTATCTGAATTGCACAAAGATGAATTTATTCAGAAATCTGAAACCCTGTTAGATAAGGCTCTTCTTCCAGCTTTAACATCTGCACATGAAGCAAGTGGTGTTTTGGATAGGAAGGGTTCAAAACAAATGTCTGAATCTCCTGTAGCTGGAAAAGAAAAGCAGAAAAGTGCTTCGAGGTGGGCAAAATCAAGCTCTTCATCCTCCTCCTCTTCATCTTCCTCTTCATCATCATCGTCCTCTTCATCGTCCTCTTCCTCCTCTTCATCCTCATCTTCCTCTTCATCATCATCAGAGGATGAAGCGGAGCCTCCACCAAAGCAAACAGGGGTTTCTCTATCCcctccatcaaagaagttaaaaaTGAGCCAAGGACATTCACCATCAAAATGTTTAGAAAATGTAGATCATGCTAAACTGTCAGAGACCACTGCACACTACAGAACTGAGTTGACTTCTGAAAAGCTTGTATCCTCACCACAGAGGGCTTCAGCAGGATATCCCCCTGCGATGGTTAGCAAATACTCTGAAATTTTGAGAAGCAATTCAAAGTCACCAGTGCTTACTGATGTGGATCTGAATAACGTGCAGAAAATTGACTCCCCTGCTCCATCTTTGGAGAAGCTAGGGTCACCAATGAGTAAAACATTGCAATCGCCATTACAAAATGTAATAGAATCCCCACCCAGAGATGTAATGAAAGAGCTAGCTACAGAACCAAAAGGTGATCAATCAAAATCTCCTGCTCGCAAAAAGAGCATATCGCCGAAGAGAAGCAGATCCAAATCTCCGTCAAACAGCTCTCCTTCAATCATTCCCTCCAAGTGGAGAGAGATATCTCTTGAAGGCACTATAGATTCTGCCCAAGCACCTCATGGTGACAGTAGCTCTCCAGTAGCCCAAAAGAAATCAACATCTTCTCCTAAATCTGCCAAGTCCCCATTGAAAAAAGAGAATGCTAGCAGCTCTGACTCTTCTTCAGAAGACAGCAGTTCTGACTCTTCCAGCGAGCGCAGTGCTTCTGTAGAACGCTCTACACCAAGTCACGTAGGACCTTTGTCAAGGGTCAGTGTGTCCCATCCACCCCCTATACGACGTATTGCGTCACCAGTCCAACAAGAGAAATCTGACTCTCCTAGAAATGAGCGCTTGATATCGGGGACTAATAAAGGTTCAGTGAGACGAAGCCGCTCCTCTTCCTCTTCTAGATCCTCTTTGAGACAAAAAGAGCGTCTCTTAGAGAGAAATTCATATCCACAGAAAAGATCTATGTCACAAACACCTCCCAGAAAAGGATTATCAAAAACGCCACCGAGGCGTAGAACAAGAACACCTCCCAGAGCTTTTAGATCACGTTCTAGGTCAAGGGCTGAAAAACATTCTCGTAGAGACCGTTCTCGTTCTTCTCCAAGGCGTGGCGCATCTCGCTCTCCTTCATGGCAAGATCGAAGGCGTTGGATCCGCCGTAGGTCTCCTTCTTCACCCAGGAGAAGGCGCTCTGGTTCTCGTTCCCGTCTAGATAGGACATGGCGGTCTCGCCGTGGTCGTTCTGGTTCTTCCCCTTGGAGAGGCAGATCAAGGTCCTTGTCAAGAAATGATCGCTCTCGTTTTCCCCGGCGTGGCAGGTCTCGGTCCTCTCCAAGGAGGAGATCTCGATCACCACGTAGGCGAGAAAGGCCAATGAGTTATTATCGACGTGATAGATCAAACTCCTCGCCTAGACGCAGACGATCCAGAACACCACCAAGAAAGTCACGGTCGCCTGGTAAAAGGCCTAGGTCTCGATCTCTTGACCGATACAGAAGTTCACAGCGTAGTAAGACAGCAACTTCCCCAAAAAGTGGCCGTTCTCCACCCTCTCCTCGTGGAGAAACGACACGCAGGAAATCAATATCTCCCAGAGCTGTGAAACCCATGTCTCAGAAAGTTCCTTTGTTGTCAGTGAAAGGCACTAACCCAGATCTTAAATCTTGTTCAGCTTCTCCTATTGTACCAGCTGTGCCAGTGAAGACATATCCAGAAATTTCAGAAGGTGTGAAGTCCCCATCTCCTCCACTCCTGGAAAAGCATACAGATGGACAAACTAAAATGATTTCCATTCAAGATATGCCGCCTGGCGAAGCCCTTGCTGACAGCAAAAGTGTTGCTGAACTCCCAATGGAAAGCAAAAGTCCATCCAAACAAGAACCATCTGTAGATGAATGTAGTCAGTCACCTCCAAGACTTCTTAGAGTCCCTGCTGCTCCAGAGACTCCACCAACTTCAAGGAGTGGTGAGGACAGTCCTGAACCCGTAATATTATTGGAGAAGACTGATGATGCAAACCTTGCTTCACAAAGCATCCACAACGCAGAAGATGCCTCTCCAGTGGCAAAAGTTAGAACCTACACCAACCAAGACAATGTGCAAAATGGGGAAAACGAGCCCTCCTCACCAGCAAACTTAAAGTCCATTGTGAGCTTACCTACTGAACAGGATTCCATGGATTCTGTCAAGCAAAAGAGGACATCTAGCTCCTCAAACAGCTCATCTTCATCAAGCTGTGAGTCAGATGCCAGTCCTCACAAGGTTTCTCCATCCCTGAAAGACACGTTACAGTCTGCACCACCTTTGGTCAGGTAAGCTGGTTACTGTTATTGGCAGGTTGcctccttaatttttttttacccaggTTACCTCATAAAATAagtacacagagaaaaaaaagaatagaggggagccattttttttgtagataagaactTGGAGATTACTGACAAcaaatggggggtaacccctaagtGGTGAAAACAAAATTCATAAATCTCCAAAATCTGAGTGAGAACGAGCAaatgctaaaacttaacttttatttcacttggtaaaaataaatataaggtaaagtgtgaataaaataaaagaatatttaCAAAATCTATTCCACTGTTAAGGGCAATGCAGTGCATACATTCAGTGCCTTATGTAGTCGTAGTCCAAAGACTGTATAATTAAGTACACTACTAGATAGTGACGTAAAGGCAGTTAATGAGtagagaaaggagaaaaaagttAGCCCTGATCTTGATAGAAAATCAGACtaatgtgccttcgagggcaccccttacccAAAAACTACTCAGTTAGCCGCCTTGCCCAGTCCAACCAAAGTATGATTACTGTTACTAAATCATATACTGACATCTATGACCGAATCGCTGATACATACATCTTAGCTACCCTAATGAATACTATCTTTCCACTGACAACCTCACTCTGCCTCTGAGAAATTGAGGCTTAGGCTATCATAGGATAGTCGCGGCAAAACAGTTTATTCAACCGTTATACATATTACCTTTTGCCTCTGATATACTTAGAACCGGGCACTGAGAGATAATCTATTAGTTGGCAGATCCTACCGCAAAATAGCTGCGGAGATATTCAGTTAACACAGCCAATTATTTCAATGTGCTTTTATCTCTTCTCATACTTTGGtatacttatatttatttttaccaagtgGTTGGTAGTGAGATCCTGTTGTTGACTcctcaaataaaaaatacaatttttaatcAATATCCTACTTCTGTGCACTAGGGGGCATAGGTCCCTAAATACGTTGCGTGCTTCCTGTCCACGTTCCATTAACCTCTaaagtggagtgtctctttgacTACTATGTGCATGTGTATCATGGGGACTTCTCAGATTTAGGAGAAGATGGGGATTTCTTTTGGGCTACTGGAGAGCTACTGTGCTAATTACTAACTTCCATGCTTCAGTTGTCTGTGCTAATGTAATTGCTGAAATTATTGCTACAGATATTTGACTGTTACATTTGCTACTGATATTTTGATATTTGACTGTTGCACAAAAACAATGAAACCCAATGAGGTGTGCTCTGGTGTTGAAATTACCTGCAGTCAAATGTATTTTGAGGTTGATCTGGGTGAACACAGTGGGTTGGGTGTACACAGCTCGTATTTGAGTTGAACTGTCCAGAATAGTTTGATTTCAACCTGCTCTGTCTTTCTAGAAATCCAAGTCCACTGTTAACAGATCAGACTAAAGCCAATGAGGTCTCTGCGCCTCTGGAAGGGCCACAACGTTTAAGGAGCTCTAGCACTTCATCCTCCTCCTCTTCATCCTCTTCTGGCTCATCATCAGACTCTGATTCATCTAGCTCCTCATCCTCATCTTCATCAtcatcttcttcttcttcctcggGCAAATCAGTCAACAAAACCAGCAGCAAGAAGGAAGCTTCTCCAGGCCGCCAAAGGTGAGAGCTTTGTGCTTTGGACAGGTGGAAGTGTGGTGAGGTATAGGTTCCCTCTCAGAGGTTATGTATTAAGAACCATGCTCTGTGTGACTTAACCCTGGCCCCACATCCTCCATATTAATGAAAGCACTGTATGTAAACCCCTTTGGTGGCACTAtggtctgttttttgttttggcgCAGGTTTCTGTAGCTGTATGGTTGTGTGTGCTTCAGATAGTGTAGTGACCTTTTAAGAGCATCTCCAAAGGATAGTCCTTTTCTACCCATCCTAATACCATCATTACACTATTGAATTAGTTTGAAAGGTCCACCTTAGGGGGTGCCTGCCTAATATTGTCCAAATATGATCACCCCAGATATTGacatggagtgtgcctttaataacGAACTATAACGAAATGTGTACGGGAGCCttaagtgtcccttttaaaggaacactgtatgcATCATAACTTCATCTGATTGACATTATAATGCATACAGTAGATCTCTACTAAGTGCTGCTACTAAAACATGTTAGATCAATAAGTGCAGCTCGTAGccacacatataaacatagaatgtgatggcagataagaaccattcggcccatttagtctgcccaattttctaaatactttcattagtccctggccttatcttatatctaggatagccttatgcctatcccatgcatgattaaactccctcactgtgttaacctctaccacttcagctggaaggctattccatgcatccactaccctctcagtaaagtaatacttcctgatattatttttaaacctttgtccctctaatttaagactatgtcctcttgttgtggtagtttttcttcttttaaatatagtctcctcctttactgtgttgattccctttatgtatttaaatgtttctatcatgtcccccctgtctcgtctttcctccaagctatacatgttaagatcctttaacctttcctggtaagttttatcctgcaatccatgaaccagtttagtagcccttctctgaactctctctaaggtatcaatatccttttgaagatatggtctccagtactgcgtacaatactccaagtgaggtctcaccagtgttctgtacaatggcatgagcacttccctctttctactgctaatgcctctccctatacaaccaatcattctgctagcatttcctgctgctctattacattgtctgcctacctttaagtcatcagaaataatcacccctaaatccctttcctcagatgttgaggttaggactctatcaaatattctgtactctgcccttgggtttttacatccaagatgcattatcttgcacttatccacattaaatgtcagttgccacaactctgaccatttttctagtttacctaaatcattagccatttggcggatccctcctggaacatcaaccctgttgcaaatatTAGCTTCctccgcaaaaagacatacctcacCATCAAGACTGCAATATCACAAAAATATTAAgcagaatgggtccaagtacaccTTTAAGGTCTCTGATttttagtgcccctttaatattaACCCATCTAGTATAAATaattgtaacctaacctacacagtaatTTCTCTCACAGATACTTGGTATTAGTGTAAATTAGCACTTTGCATTGCTTTTTCAGATCCCGTAGTCCTCGGAAACCAATTGATTCCTTGAGAGACTCTCGTTCATTGAGTTACTCTCCCCCAGCAAGACGTcgaccatctccgcccccagcaCGCAGAAGGTAGGTTGTCTCTGCTTCTTAATGGGCCagtatgggcaccataacaacttcatcttaccttaaggagttaaaccgtTAACTGATGGGTTAAACCCCAAGTCTTAGAGCACCCATTTTCTCTGTTCAGCTACTTCCCTGAGGTCTGAAGCTTCAATCAGGAAAATGGTGCTAGTCAATTAGTGCTTCTACATTCAGAAAGCCAAATGGGGAAATGCATACGACAGGTTGACTGCTGCCGATAGATTTACAGCAGCATTGAAATCTCGAGTTTGTGTGAAGTAGCTTGGCAGAGCAAATGGGTGCCCTTTTCGGTTTAGGGTTTAACTCCTTAAGTTAAGATGGCGACCATGCCCTCCTGACACCATAATAACTTTGGGCATCATAATAACTTAATTGCAATGTACAGCCGGAGTAGCGGTTTATGTTGGCGCTGTACAGCCGGAGTAGCGGTTTATGTTGGCGCTGTACAGCCGGAGTAGCGGTTTATGTTGGCGCTGTACAGCCGGAGTAGCGGTTTATGTTGGCGCTGTACAGCCGGAGTAGCGGTTTATGTTGGCGCTGTACAGCCGGAGTAGCGGTTTATGTTGGCGCTGTACAGCCGGAGTAGCGGTTTATGTTGGCGCTGTACAGCCGGAGTAGCGGTTTATGTTGGCGCTGTACAGCCGGAGTAGCGGTTTATGTTGGCGCTGTACAGCCGGAGTAGCGGTTTATGTTGGCGCTGTACAGCCGGAGTAGCGGTTTATGTTGGCGCTGTACAGCCGGAGTAGCGGTTTATGTTGGCGCTGTACAGCCGGAGTAGCGGTTTATGTTGGCGCTGTACAGCCGGAGTAGCGGTTTATGTTGGCGCTGTACAGCCGGAGTAGCGGTTTATGTTGGCGCTGTACAGCCGGAGTAGCGGTTTATGTTGGCGCTGTACAGCCGGAGTAGCGGTTTATGTTGGCGCTGTACAGCCGGAGTAGCGGTTTATGTTGGCGCTGTACAGCCGGAGTAGCGGTTTATGTTGGCGCTGTACAGCCGGAGTAGCGGTTTATGTTGGCGCTGTACAGCCGGAGTAGCGGTTTATGTTGGCGCTGTACAGCCGGAGTAGCGGTTTATGTTGGCGCTGTACAGCCGGAGTAGCGGTTTATGTTGGCGCTGTACAGCCGGAGTAGCGGTTTATGTTGGCGCTGTACAGCCGGAGTAGCGGTTTATGTTGGCGCTGTACAGCCGGAGTAGCGGTTTATGTTGGCGCTGTACAGCCGGAGTAGCGGTTTATGTTGGCGCTGTACAGCCGGAGTAGCTGTTTATGTTGGCGCTGTACAGCCGGAGTAGCGGTTTATGTTGGCGCTGTACAGCCGGAGTAGCTGTTTATGTTGGCGCTGTACAGCCGGAGTAGCGGTTTATGATGGCGCTGTACAGCCGGAGTAGCGGTTTATGTTGGCGCTGTACAGCCGGAGTAGCGGTTTATGAGGGCGCTGTACAGCCGGAGTAGCGGTTTATGTTGGCGCTGTACAGCCGGAGTAGCGGTTTATGTTGGCGCTGTACAGCCGGAGTAGCGGTTTATGTTGGCGCTGTACAGCCGGAGTAGCGGTTTATGTTGGCGCTGTACAGCCGGAGTAGCGGTTTATGTTGGCGCTGTACAGCCGGAGTAGCTGTTTATGTTGGCGCTGTACAGCCGGAGTAGCGGTTTATGTTGGCGCTGTACAGCCGGAGTAGCTGTTTATG is a genomic window of Pelobates fuscus isolate aPelFus1 chromosome 8, aPelFus1.pri, whole genome shotgun sequence containing:
- the SRRM2 gene encoding serine/arginine repetitive matrix protein 2; this encodes MYNGIGLPTPRGSGTNGYVQRNLSSVRHKKDRTDYKSEEELKKLENLLVKKPNQEILDHERKRKVELKCVELEEMMEEQGYSEAEISEKVATFRLMLQEKDLTQSKEEEKQKAIASETHQMAEANEKKNERLRAAFGISDSYVDGSSFDPNRRNASAQGKQQEPQKSYNLVADSASSRSPSPSPTKHKKKKKKKDRGRSSSRSPSHKEKKSKSRKHRSASDSKKRKHRSSSPKSKRKTKEKKKKRSLSASPRRRNASSSSSGGTSRSRSRSKSETRRHSNAGRETPERRRSSSPKRDRRRDRGRSPTDLSQKDKTTRRDPDIRDRSTSSSTKRHKELRNVRELDKKDKPRDSKIEKTYSRSAAREESPDISKVNKKRGRPDSPEEHSSNEKVSARTSKTHSPGRKTSPTVKGQSSKTSSRIRSLSPGRKSPKKVHKENSPRHEKLSQKRHSPVASTRKPSGSDRSSSSSSSTSSSSVSESEKSDQDPFKQAGKIQVKEKETRGSRTEQHQGDKRGRSVTPKKDIRSKNSPGKRSSHHATSSKSPHRRRKSKSPPERNRSLSKSPLVKDRSKTPVRKLLSQSITSPRKTRSKTPQRRARSPKILGKPRQPSRTPPRRTRSKTPQRRARSISRTSPRYRKERVRSPQRSPSTTPQKSYSSKNKGRSRSRSPLRHTISGARSPRRKGRSHSRSPYAMAKSRSPLRRARSRSPSVKQRKRSHSRSQQKRAMSRSVTPRGKGRSRSDSVRRYGRTPSLTPKDSRSRSRTPSKDLRAIVSKRSRSRTHSPSKDRSRSLTPRKRTESSSITNKPQSYTKFVQKRNTSPKSKERLHSSRKRSSSRSMSPIERSSSQSPARRSHSRSKSPRKLKGTQSWVTHKSIISRSPTPRKQSQSKTTSGKPSSSRKSYSSSPEPRGKQGTSRHSPEHVKTCKILAYKDATQNKTHGRRSQSKSPVSQTLQRNKLPVPYSRTKSPECRTKPKDLHSNSQTKTGNLDKLRSSKQMRSRSDSSEHEVSSKAKVLNDGSRSSHDHKSKSKTIQQRDMSDSPSEHKSRVSSSPPKKMSSGRAQPKTQSDSSEHVKVSSKGKSGTSSEGEYRSKLKPRTRSSSEHDSSISSESSSEDETVKSSRQQSKRGSPREREARQSVQNLSDRDIRSKKHLQKQMLEESAVYSVSSRLPGKADSKRSEHDLKTRSLELRASSGSSSERKSRPSQHKDISLSLGEYPTRYSRSREHSVSSDQQYKAGHPRSKSSSESSSERQPSKPPRGKASSVSSFERKSKLKPSSSKASSGSSSERPPKSRLPRSKASSGSSSERPPKSRLPRSKASSGSSSERQPKSRLPRSKASSGSSSERQLVSRPPRSKTSSVSSLEMQPKSRSPHSKASSGSSVERPPKSRPLQSKARSGSSVERPPKSRPLQSKANSGSSSERPLKLRSPRSKESSDSSSERQPKSRSQCSKASPRSSSERQPKSKSPQSKASPGSFSERQLKSRSPRSRTNSTSSIERQSKSRPPHGKAISGSPTKSRPPLSRASSVSSAERKQKSTLPRSRESSASAHEQQTKPRRPHSRSSSESSPERLPESRLVCSRSRSASSPEQKSKLRPFHSRSSSASSKDRHSKSRATHSRGSSGSSPERQQKTRSCRRGCSRSSTEREQSPRSRASSRQQNRSRSDSSERAHKTGSPQHITASKSSDRDLKSRSSDQESKRRLQTSSESSSKCDSWNLQKYGPSEQEATSRTPQHKTIDLARSPNLPHSELEFQAKSPSSKMYLDSEMQFKAPQPSGKSVACSVQEEGSKLSPKVQFGLSSPLRTLHSGFVSPSFAKKDYKTPDFLLEKSMKNASTLCHKDEQSNWHKAKPHQSKSKTVPSPDSTDGQVSSKPSSSLEKETLSSIEQLTSTCEIESSKISSPKTNDAKENSMESSEFCVGFNVAETELKVSELHKDEFIQKSETLLDKALLPALTSAHEASGVLDRKGSKQMSESPVAGKEKQKSASRWAKSSSSSSSSSSSSSSSSSSSSSSSSSSSSSSSSSSSEDEAEPPPKQTGVSLSPPSKKLKMSQGHSPSKCLENVDHAKLSETTAHYRTELTSEKLVSSPQRASAGYPPAMVSKYSEILRSNSKSPVLTDVDLNNVQKIDSPAPSLEKLGSPMSKTLQSPLQNVIESPPRDVMKELATEPKGDQSKSPARKKSISPKRSRSKSPSNSSPSIIPSKWREISLEGTIDSAQAPHGDSSSPVAQKKSTSSPKSAKSPLKKENASSSDSSSEDSSSDSSSERSASVERSTPSHVGPLSRVSVSHPPPIRRIASPVQQEKSDSPRNERLISGTNKGSVRRSRSSSSSRSSLRQKERLLERNSYPQKRSMSQTPPRKGLSKTPPRRRTRTPPRAFRSRSRSRAEKHSRRDRSRSSPRRGASRSPSWQDRRRWIRRRSPSSPRRRRSGSRSRLDRTWRSRRGRSGSSPWRGRSRSLSRNDRSRFPRRGRSRSSPRRRSRSPRRRERPMSYYRRDRSNSSPRRRRSRTPPRKSRSPGKRPRSRSLDRYRSSQRSKTATSPKSGRSPPSPRGETTRRKSISPRAVKPMSQKVPLLSVKGTNPDLKSCSASPIVPAVPVKTYPEISEGVKSPSPPLLEKHTDGQTKMISIQDMPPGEALADSKSVAELPMESKSPSKQEPSVDECSQSPPRLLRVPAAPETPPTSRSGEDSPEPVILLEKTDDANLASQSIHNAEDASPVAKVRTYTNQDNVQNGENEPSSPANLKSIVSLPTEQDSMDSVKQKRTSSSSNSSSSSSCESDASPHKVSPSLKDTLQSAPPLVRNPSPLLTDQTKANEVSAPLEGPQRLRSSSTSSSSSSSSSGSSSDSDSSSSSSSSSSSSSSSSSGKSVNKTSSKKEASPGRQRSRSPRKPIDSLRDSRSLSYSPPARRRPSPPPARRRDRGSGRGRESPDRKRRRESPSSRYSRRRTSRSP